A DNA window from Lachancea thermotolerans CBS 6340 chromosome G complete sequence contains the following coding sequences:
- the UNG1 gene encoding uracil-DNA glycosylase (similar to uniprot|P12887 YML021C Saccharomyces cerevisiae UNG1 uracil DNA glycosylase), whose translation MSANGTKRLRTEGPPGEGTKKQKTLMEFFGGKKVSPAKKKTDATTAKVLDTGTVAAAIPKRDGASLHQIGQQDKSEFRKSLTERQLKLLGLELDTLDDEWFAKLVSEFTKPYFLKLKDFVIEQQQTATVFPPPQDVYSWSRLTPFDQVRVVVIGQDPYHNFNQAHGLAFSVKPPTPAPPSLKNIYKELKEHNYADFQIDNKVGDLTHWATQGVLLLNTCLTVRAHNANSHSKRGWEQFTKRVVQLIIEDRKRSGKPIVFLLWGSNAGNLVKGLLGSPPVNFLMLSSVHPSPLSASRGFFGNKHFKKINEWLYDRNEPMIDWSVVPGSKIKEIENKNLVLDI comes from the coding sequence ATGTCTGCGAACGGAACTAAGCGCCTAAGAACGGAGGGCCCCCCGGGGGAAGGAACTAAGAAGCAGAAGACTTTGATGGAGTTTTTTGGTGGTAAGAAAGTTTCCccagcgaagaagaagacagATGCGACTACAGCTAAAGTCTTGGACACTGGGACGGTGGCAGCGGCAATCCCAAAGCGCGATGGAGCAAGCTTACATCAAATTGGTCAGCAAGACAAATCAGAATTTAGAAAAAGTCTCACAGAACGCCAGTTGAAGCTGCTAGGGCTTGAATTGGACACATTGGATGACGAGTGGTTTGCCAAGCTGGTTTCAGAATTCACGAAGCCATATTTTCTCAAATTGAAAGATTTCGTTATTGAGCAACAGCAAACCGCCACGGTCTTTCCGCCTCCGCAAGATGTCTACTCTTGGAGCAGGCTAACACCTTTCGATCAGGTTCGTGTTGTGGTTATTGGGCAAGACCCATACCATAATTTCAATCAGGCGCATGGCTTGGCTTTCAGTGTTAAACCACCAACTCCGGCTCCACCTTCCTTAAAGAACATTtacaaagagctcaaagagcaCAATTACGCGGATTTCCAAATTGACAACAAAGTCGGAGACTTGACCCACTGGGCCACCCAGGGTGTTCTACTGCTCAATACATGCCTTACGGTAAGGGCGCACAACGCTAATTCACACTCAAAGAGAGGTTGGGAACAGTTTACGAAGCGCGTCGTCCAGCTTATTATTGAGGACCGGAAACGTTCTGGAAAACCGATAGTGTTCTTGCTTTGGGGCAGCAACGCGGGAAACTTGGTTAAGGGGCTTTTGGGCAGCCCCCCTGTGAACTTCCTGATGCTGAGCTCTGTCCATCCATCGCCACTTTCTGCGAGCAGAGGTTTTTTCGGTAACAagcacttcaagaagatAAATGAATGGCTATACGACAGAAACGAGCCAATGATAGACTGGAGCGTAGTACCGGGTTCGAAAatcaaagagattgagaATAAGAATCTAGTATTGGACAtttga